In the genome of Paenibacillus sp. GP183, the window AAGCTGCTGGAAAAAGAACGATTCGACTCTGCTTTTACAATTGAATTCACGGCGGATCGAGTTACTGCCATTGAACATAAAGATTTGATTACCAAAAGGCATATTTTCAGAATGGTACAGGAGCTGCTGAATAACGCGAAAAAGCATTCAGAGGCGTCCAAGGTCATTTTTAAAATGTTCATGGAAGACGGATTCTTCCTTATATCTTATGAAGATGATGGAATTGGATTCGCCCAGAAAGAGGACAGCTTGAGAGAGATTGGCGCATCGAGAATTGGGTTGGAACAAATGAGAAGCCGTGTTTTGCATTTGAATGGGAACATGGAGCTGAATTCACAGGTAAACAAAGGGGTGCGAATCTTGATTTCAATACCTTTGAAAGAGGTGAAAGCCATATGAGTGAAACGATGAAGGCACTTGTTGTAGAAGATCATCCATTGATCGCTTTAGCTACAAAAGAGCTATTGGACAAGATCGATGGAATTAATGTCATTGGTATTGCATCAACGGGGAAACAGTGTATGGAATTGATGAGCAATCATCAGCCGCAATTGGTTTTCCTGGATTATACATTGCCGGATCAATTAGGAACCCAGATAGCTAAGGAAATCAAAGACGCTTATCCAGATGTGCATATCGTCATTTTTACCGGAGTGGATACAACCGAGTTGTATAATAAGTTCATAGATTTGAAAGTAAGCGGAATTCTTTCCAAAGAAGCGAGTGTTAGAACGATTCATAATATGG includes:
- a CDS encoding response regulator transcription factor, with product MSETMKALVVEDHPLIALATKELLDKIDGINVIGIASTGKQCMELMSNHQPQLVFLDYTLPDQLGTQIAKEIKDAYPDVHIVIFTGVDTTELYNKFIDLKVSGILSKEASVRTIHNMVNCILDNHTMLPIGFFHQTHINEPVKGKEIPLQQEEILIMSLMVKGSTIEQIADQIHMSRRTVDNYLKKIYEKLGVPSRISAVEKFIQSKYYLS